The Terriglobales bacterium genome includes a region encoding these proteins:
- the hfq gene encoding RNA chaperone Hfq has translation MDNKPAQNIQDSFLNSARKDKAIITIYLMSGVKLTGRIRSFDKYSVVLETNNQEQLIFKHAISTVVMAKAGPHAEPRPVAASAPQPAANPVAPSGTEA, from the coding sequence ATGGACAACAAGCCGGCACAGAACATCCAGGACTCCTTCCTCAACAGCGCCCGCAAGGACAAGGCCATCATCACCATCTACCTGATGAGCGGGGTGAAGCTGACGGGACGCATCCGCTCCTTCGACAAGTACTCCGTGGTGCTGGAGACCAACAACCAGGAACAGCTGATCTTCAAGCACGCCATCTCGACGGTGGTCATGGCCAAGGCGGGGCCGCACGCCGAGCCGAGACCGGTAGCTGCCAGCGCGCCCCAGCCGGCGGCCAACCCGGTCGCTCCCTCGGGCACGGAGGCATAG